The following proteins come from a genomic window of Malus domestica chromosome 02, GDT2T_hap1:
- the LOC139191924 gene encoding uncharacterized protein, with amino-acid sequence MSSSRKLYKQLQEQQKRLLAQQAELANLEEGGGEDEAFFMEEDEDDHHRRQNASYSRRVMEAVGQIAKPRRVVNLDRKREKRVFDELLQGKSSRCTYWVNGIQYEGSYYLADGIYPRWSTFVKTVPHPQTEKEKHFAKCQERCRKDVERCFGILQAHWAIIRAVARMFDVEALRSIMMTCIILHNMIVEDEYDYDAVDEYEPDPMNNSRTRIYCAYDWTEDPVQYESLECNGRYNELIVQRYTDVQEPYWHVTRHNDLIEHQWGLHEDEDN; translated from the exons atgtcttcttcaagaaaaTTGTATAAACAGTTGCAGGAGCAACAGAAAAGGTTGTTAGCACAACAGGCAGAATTGgccaatctcgaggaaggtggaggtgaagatgaggctttcttcatggaggaggatgaggatgatcacCATAGAAGGCAGAATGCCTCATATTCCCGCCGTGTCATGGAAGCCGTGGGTCAGATAGCCAAACCAAGACGTGTTGTAAACCTagatagaaaaagggaaaaacgag tttTCGACGAACTGCTGCAAGGAAAATCGTCGAGATGCACATATTGGGTTAATGGTATCCAATACGAGGGATCATACTACCTTGCagatggcatttacccaaggtggtcaacatttgtcaaaacagtgccacatccacaaactgaaaaggaaaaacacttcgcaaaatgtcaagaaaggtgtaggaaggatgtcgagcgttgttttggtatcctgcaagCTCATTGGGCGATTATCAGGGCTGTagctagaatgtttgatgtcgaggctcttcgatccatcatgatgacgtgtattattctccacaacatgattgttgaagatgagtatgattatgatgccgttgatgaatatgagcccgatccgatgaacaactcaagaacacgtatctaTTGTGCTTATGACTGGACCGAAGATCCAGTGCAATACGAGTCGTTGGAATGcaatggacgttacaatgaattgatcgttCAACGGTACACTGATGTGCAAGAGCCATATTGGCACGTAACCCGCCAtaatgacttgattgagcaccagtggggattgcatgaagacgaagataattaa